Proteins from a genomic interval of Zingiber officinale cultivar Zhangliang chromosome 2A, Zo_v1.1, whole genome shotgun sequence:
- the LOC122041082 gene encoding protein phosphatase 1 regulatory subunit 7-like, whose product MVYLTLEQACRETKNDAAATTILKLSYRVLTDVSCLSKFRNLEKLDLSGNCLSSLKDLSSCVNLKWLSVVENKLETLEGIEGLSKLTVLNAGKNMLQSMGGIESITSLHALILNDNKISSICKLDQLSFLNTLVLSRNPIHDIGHSLMKAISITKLSFSHCQIESIGSSLASCVDLKEARFSHNMIMTLPAELARNSSLQNLDVGNNLIENWSDIKVLSALHNLKNLNLQGNPIAEKDKLTKKLKELAPNLKIFNAKPLERIDKSKTAARTERSNPSKDDLPSHATDHAAAKVTKKKMKLDNTSINANNSGKGDAAVRTSKDVEVEKVIELKKLRLKPKIKTQVVMDNDPMKDSSKILQLQGKKLKGDEHLNEEQKDPEGADGAEARFVNLAARHSEENRKVRELEAGGEVVAVILDHAKRRKRSRGTSGALALQLLSSPSEVGMGGPSAWDD is encoded by the exons ATGGTGTACCTCACTCTGGAGCAAGCGTGCCGAGAGACAAAGAATGATGCCGCCGCTACCACCATCCTCAAACTCTCTTACCGAGTTCTTACTGAT GTATCTTGTTTGAGCAAATTCCGGAACTTGGAGAAACTTGATCTGAGTGGCAACTGCCTCTCGTCTCTCAAG GATCTTTCATCTTGCGTCAACTTGAAATGGCTGTCTGTGGTAGAAAATAAGCTCGAAaccttggaaggaattgaaggtcTCTCTAAGCTAACG GTGCTGAATGCTGGCAAGAATATGCTACAGAGCATGGGTGGGATTGAATCTATAACTAGTCTTCATGCTCTAATCCTGAATG ATAACAAGATATCCTCGATTTGCAAGCTTGATCAACTGAGCTTTTTAAATACGCTTG TTCTTTCTCGGAACCCAATTCACGATATTGGTCACTCTTTGATGAAGGCGATATCTATCACAAAA CTCTCTTTTTCTCACTGCCAAATTGAGAGCATTGGGTCTTCCCTTGCCTCGTGTGTAGACCTGAAGGAAGCTAGATTTTCTCATAACATGATAATG ACTCTTCCTGCTGAGTTGGCTAGGAACTCGAGTCTCCAAAATTTGGATGTAGGAAATAATTTAATCGAGAATTGGTCAGACATAAAG GTCCTTTCTGCATTGCACAACTTGAAGAACCTCAATCTGCAAGGAAATCCTATTGCCGAGAAAGACAAATTAACCAAGAAG CTTAAAGAATTGGCACCGAACTTGAAGATATTTAATGCTAAACCATTAGAAAGGATTGATAAAAGCAAAACTGCAGCTCGAACGGAAAGATCAAATCCCAGCAAGGATGATCTTCCATCTCATGCAACTGACCATGCAGCAGCCAAAGTCACCAAGAAAAAGATGAAACTAGATAACACCTCTATCAACGCCAACAACTCCGGTAAAGGTGATGCTGCAGTTCGGACTTCAAAGGATGTTGAAGTAGAAAAGGTTATTGAGTTGAAAAAATTGAGATTGAAGCCgaaaatcaaaactcaagtaGTGATGGACAATGACCCCATGAAGGATTCTTCCAAGATACTCCAACTCCAAGGGAAAAAACTGAAAGGAGATGAGCATTTGAACGAAGAGCAAAAGGACCCTGAGGGTGCTGATGGTGCAGAAGCACGATTTGTCAATCTTGCAGCTCGACATTCTGAAGAAAACAGGAAAGTGAGAGAACTGGAAGCGGGTGGAGAAGTGGTAGCAGTGATTTTGGATCATGCTAAAAGACGGAAAAGGTCAAGAGGCACATCAGGTGCTTTAGCATTACAGCTCTTGTCCTCCCCTTCAGAGGTGGGAATGGGAGGGCCATCAGCATGGGATGATTAG